CCAAGTTTTTGTTGCTGTACTTCCAACTGACTAGGATAACGGAAACTCCCAACTGTTAACTGCCATTAAcagttttttttgtatttgttttctttttaaattattttaggcTGATGCACCTAATCCAGGACTGATTCCAGATGCAGATGCAGTAGGTGTAACTGTTGTGCTAATTACTTGCACCTATCGAGGTCAAGAATTTATTAGAGTTGGCTACTATGTAAATAATGAATATACTGAGACAGAATTAAGGGAAAATCCACCAGTAAAGCCAGACTTTTCTAAGGTAATATTCTTACTGTTCCTTTTAAATTACTTATATGATATGTTGTTTCAAGCTTTGAGACAAAATAAATTTGAAGTCCTTGTGCTGTCTGGACAGACTAATAATTATGCTTCCATTACTACGGATGACCTTAAATGCTACCTCCTAGGAGTCCTAAGTAATTTTGGACAGATACCTTGAATGGCTAATGGTACAGAGATGGAGAACCTTTTTACTGCCATTTGGAATATTAGTAACATAGGCAGCTGAGATAGGCAGCTAACAAGAAGCATTTTTTCCCATCATGTAACAAATGATTTCAAGGACCTTAATACATTCCCCACCCCTGGAGAAATGAAAGTTATTCATGTAAAAATCAGGCTTTGTTTATGGCTCTCTGTGACATAAACCTCTAGGACATGGAATTTCTTATCTACTGTAAAGATTATAgacaaaaatagtatttttcctGGTATCTCTTCCCAAAATTGTGGAAATTAGTTCTGTGTTCGCGATTCATATTGAAGTTATCTATgaattttctatttaaatttatcattaaattattttttaaataaatctaaTAAAGATCTTAACATTTCTGATGAACAGGTGAAATCTTGAAATGCTACAATCAGATTCAGTATTCTCAAAGATAGTATTCAGGTCTTAGTATTTTATCTTTCCACTGGGGTCTGCTAATCATTTGGTAATGGTGTGTGCTGAGTAAATGAGGTTGTGAAAATGGCACTCCATCATACCATACAAGAACGGTTAAGGCTGGAATGTCTTCATCCTGTTTGTGGGTCCTTCCATTAAGCCAGTGTATCAGCTACATGTGTGCTACCTTGGATAGCAGAAAAATGAGGAAACTAGAACACTGTGAGAATGAGCCATAATATTTAGAAGTTATAAAGCTACTAGTAGTTAGGGAAAGTTGTTCATTTTGCTTGAAAGCACATCAATCTAAATAGCATATTTGCTTAAATAAAACATCCCTTGAAGCAtttatctaaaaaaagaaaaaggccttttctctccattttaagaaacagaaatagGAAGGTTAGATGTTTAGTAGATCTTGAAAGATCTGTGAATTGCTTCAGATATACCTTGTTTTATCTCCCCAGTGCTAAAATAATTTATCTGCTATGTCCTTGCTTATTAGTTATGTTTAAAGTGCTTTATATGGATGTATTTTTGTATGTGAATAAACCACTTAGTATGACTAAACTATTAAGTTTCTATTTGCATATGATGATCTAATTTCCCATTTATATCTTTCCTTCTAGCTTCAAAGGAACATTTTGGCATCTAATCCCAGGGTCACAAGATTTCACATTAATTGGGAAGATaacacagaaaaactggaagatgCAGAGAGCAGTAATCCAAATCTACAGTCACTTCTTTCAACGGATGCTTTACCTTCAGCCTCTAAGGGATGGTCCACATCAGAAAACTCACTAAATGTCATGTTAGAATCCCACATGGACTGCATGTGACCCCACCTTGCCATCCCTTTAGTACAAATTAAGCTATTAAAAACACAGAACTATTTCCCTGAAATTCCGTAAGTACATAGTCAAGATACAATGTGAagaatttgttttaaaacatCCTGTAGAAAGTTCATATGAAAACCAGTTTATAAGAAAACCAGTATTTGAACAAATTGTGGAATATAAATACAACTATTTTTAAGTAAGTTTTTCTCTaatgtgttattttatttgttctgaAAGAATCTGATTAaagcatatatattatttttctctcctttatatGTAATTAAAGCTCTTATAATCAGAAAA
The nucleotide sequence above comes from Perognathus longimembris pacificus isolate PPM17 chromosome 9, ASM2315922v1, whole genome shotgun sequence. Encoded proteins:
- the Asf1a gene encoding histone chaperone ASF1A; the protein is MAKVQVNNVVVLDNPSPFYNPFQFEITFECIEDLSEDLEWKIIYVGSAESEEYDQVLDSVLVGPVPAGRHMFVFQADAPNPGLIPDADAVGVTVVLITCTYRGQEFIRVGYYVNNEYTETELRENPPVKPDFSKLQRNILASNPRVTRFHINWEDNTEKLEDAESSNPNLQSLLSTDALPSASKGWSTSENSLNVMLESHMDCM